From Halalkalicoccus sp. CG83, one genomic window encodes:
- a CDS encoding bis(5'-nucleosyl)-tetraphosphatase: protein MTVEATSAGAILFRDTRGRREYLLLKSRPGDWEFPKGGVEDGEELQQTAIREVKEEAGIEDFRLIDGFRDEYNYVFQADGQTIHKTVHLFIAESFEASAELSTEHRDLQWRDYEQAINTITQDGPREILEDAEEFLDENGY, encoded by the coding sequence ATGACTGTCGAGGCGACAAGCGCCGGCGCGATCCTCTTTCGGGATACGCGTGGTCGGCGCGAGTATCTCCTCCTCAAGAGTCGCCCGGGGGACTGGGAGTTCCCCAAGGGCGGCGTCGAGGACGGAGAGGAACTCCAGCAGACCGCGATTCGCGAGGTGAAGGAGGAGGCCGGCATCGAGGACTTCCGTCTGATCGACGGCTTCCGGGACGAGTACAACTACGTCTTCCAGGCCGACGGCCAGACGATCCACAAGACCGTTCACCTGTTCATCGCCGAGTCGTTCGAGGCGAGCGCCGAGCTCTCGACCGAGCATCGCGACCTCCAGTGGCGCGACTACGAGCAGGCGATCAACACCATCACGCAGGACGGTCCCCGGGAGATCCTCGAAGACGCCGAGGAGTTCCTCGACGAGAACGGCTACTGA